The sequence AATTCTAAAACATAACAACCTTATAGCCAGTCCAGGTAAACCAAAATACCATTGTTAAGCAAATGTATGGAATAAAATATGCAGACACTACATGTATATAATCATTAACATGAAATCATTTatccacaaaaaataaataaataagagttgTTGCTCTTAAATGTTATGCAAGCTATGAAAACTACAAAAGACACTCAAGCAGATGAAACTATGAAAAACATATCTTCtatatttatagaataaaaattcaTGTTGGATTCAAATAGATATGAATGGAAATGTGTACAGAGAACTTCCAATGTAATTGCTTTATTCAGCAAAAGGCCCTTGAGATGAGTACTTAGAACTGATTTCATACTGGCCCTTGAAACTTCGCATACTGGCTTGGTCAAGCTTAAGAATGAAAAAGCTATACGAAGCCCAGACCAAAAGGTTCTAGCTCAGCTCACCCATATTCCAGGCAGAATGGCAGGGCGGTGAACTGCCCTGGCCCTGTCATTCAGGAAAGGAAAATTCTTCAAGAATTTATGTAAATGCAACAGAGTATTCCTTTAGGTAAgagaacatatttaataataaatggtCTTGTTTGCAGATCTCATGTACAACAGAAACATACTAGGAAGCCAACTTTCAGCAAAAAGGATCTAACACAAAACCAACAACATACAACAAACAGAATTTGCATGACTTTGAACTAATTGATGGAGAACTAAGAAACAAAGAGATGATTGGaccaagaaaaattataaagtcATACGAAGCAGAAACCAACTGCTGAAGCTTTCTAAAAATCACGCATACAtacaaaaagaatataaattaaGCATAGAAGATGCGGTCTTACATTGGACAGGGCCAATCATTTGGACCAAAAAGACCTGTTGGAGCACCAACTGAACGGCCATGGCCTGCAGAGTCAGGACCACCACGGCCCCTCCCCCGACCACCTGCCCCTGCACCACTGCCAGACACACCAGAAGGTCGAGCACTTCCACAACGATTGCACACACCACGAAATGCAAAGTTCACGTTCGAACAACTGCTACCACATAGCATATAAGAAAGCCAAATGCATAacaatggtttttgaaaatacactACACAAGAAAagagtataaaagaaaaagaaagagctGCTCACCAATCTCACATCACAGACCTTGTATTCGGACACAACCAGTCTCCATCTTGTTGCCATGCCTTTCCTGCAGCATCACCCCGACCTCTACCTCTTCCAGCACTTCCATTCATATCAAGAGGATCTTCTTCTAAACCCCTTAAGTCACTGGCTGCACCAGGATCTCCAACATCATTCACTTGATTCCCTGAGTTATATGAGTGATCATCTTTGTTCTTCGACTCCGCTATAAATACTCCAATGATGCTTCCATGGAAATCTTTGTTGTTGAACCATTCAACAGCAGCTAATGCAGCATGTGGATCCTCATATGTTACAGTTGCATCACCCTTTGGTTCATTAGTGACTTTGTCCCGGTACAACCATATCTTAGGTCGACCTGTTCTTTTGTCTTTCTACAAAGGAACGtgaatgagaaagaaaatggaagaaaaggatGAGCATTTGAACTTATCAAGTTTTACAAAACAAAAGGCTTGTAAAACAAGCACAATATGGAATTTCAAATAATAGCCAATCAGATTAACTACCTTTATCAACCCAATGGTGCCAAAATATTCAGCCAACATAGTTTCATCAGTTCCATGAGGCAAGTTACAAACATAGACAGAGCCATTTGAAGGGGCTCCTGTTCCTGAATAGTTTGCCATTGTGCTCCAATGTCATGAAAGCAGAGAGATGTAACCTGCACTCAACCCTACAAAAAGACGCATCCAATCATCCAATATGATTCAAGGAAAGCATGAAGTCAACATTTGAACTAGTGCTGTAAAATGGGACAAGCTACAGATGCTCAACTATAGATCAGCACACTAAAGTCTCATTGAAGCTCATTCAATAACCAAGCTCTCAAGCTTAAATGAGCAGAATTCAATCCACTTGATACTCCAATCAATAAGGCTTCTGTGAAATGATACCCAAGCAACTCTTGAAATTCCCACCAAGTGGTCGATTTGTAATTTTATAGATTCATAAAGGACTACATAGTtctgcaatttttattttttttaatcttcctAAAATCATGAATCATTAATGAACCCAACTCATTCATCAATTTGGATTCTAATGTTTAAGGTACCAATCCTATGAAACATATtccctattttttatttgcaaCTCAATGATTAGTCCTTCGATATAGAAAGGACGTAGAAATAGAATAACAGCCCAtttcaaataaagaaataataaaagattgcTTCCAAATATCTCATTTAGTCAAGAGCCAACAGCCCTTCCAATGAATGCCCAAGAGGGAAACTTTTTTTGATGAATATAATTTGGATTTCAAGACAAAAGAACTCcctttaaattatttcatgaaaatattaaatatttcaaaaaactcTTGCTGACTAGCAAAATAATTGAGATAAAGTCCTAAAGAATACCATGctgttataataaaaaataagaggcaaatgaagaaagaaattagatTAGTTATGCTTATAAGAGATTTGGGCATTAAGGAACAGAAAACAAAGGAccaaaaaagtgagaaaaaagaagaaaaagaaaaaaatgattgatgATTTACGATATATGATCTAGTTGCATCTAACCTACTTTCAAGCCAAGTTCACATAAAACATCTAATAATTCAAGCCAAATTTGCATGCTTACATCAGCTCAGCTACATTCCTAATATATGCAAATGTGTAACTTGATGAAAAATGCAGTAATCTTGCTCACAACCTAGAGAGGGTGGTATTTGTATAacatgggaaaataaaaaagaaatacagaAAGCGAATTGAATATGACCCAGGAAAGCTATTAAGATTCAATAAAATGCAATACACATTCACTTATCAGTGGGTCAAGGTTTCGGATATGTAAAGTTTTTAATAAACTGTCTGTGATATGGATACTTATTTCAATCTGAAAAACACTCAATTGATCCTATTATTGATATATCAGAACACATCAATAAGTTCTGCAAAGTAAAGCTCCATGCTTTCAGTGGTGCATGCAATATGCCAAAAATTTGTACGTGCCCAAAAATATGTCACACTATGGGATATTGTTAGAACTTAGAAGCCATTCTTCATCCTTAAAACTTGACAACAAATATAGCCTAAGGCATGTTGCCTAgcaaaaaatgataatgatttAGTATTCAATAATCGAGCTGCATGCCTTCAGTAGTGCATGCAATACCAGAAATTTTGTCTGTGCCCAGAAACATGGCACAATATCATTAGGACTTAGAAGTCATTCTTCTTCCTTAAAACCCGACTACAAACAGGCCCTAAGAAATGTTTCATAGCTAAAATGAGAATGAGTTTGTATTCAATAATAGAACATGTTTGGTAACACattttccaagattttttttttccccgaaAACATTTCATATTAGGATAACACAAAAATATTGTATTCTcccaattaaaaataaaaaataaataaataaaataaaaatggaaaagtcCGCCCTGACATTTTACAAACTTAAAcaaatccaaaaaaagaaaaagaaaccccCATCTCACTTCCAATGGCAAACAAACCGTAACCCTAACCTGCTCAACCCACAATTTCACCCATTTTTCAATTCTGTCCCACAGCTGCCACAGTAACAATGAACTGCACCAAGGCCAAACATGCACTAATTAGGGTTTCACAACACAACAATCAGACACCAGTTTCCACCATTCTCAATCAAAATTACAAACCAGCCCCAGATAATGAACAACATCAAGAACCCTAAACCCCAGCAAACCAAAACCCCATAACAACGCGTTTTGCGTCGAATTATCAGATCTGCTGAAGGGTTTGTGGGAACAAAATCAAGCAGATATAATCATTAACAAAATCAGAATGACAAAAATTACAAGAATTACAAGGAAAACAAATACCAGTGGATTGAGATAATTCCTCAAATCTCAACTCCCAATTCGAATTCGAGGTAACCGTAACCGTAGCCGGAGGGTTTGAAGACGTTTCTAGAGAGAGCGGGCGTCTGTGTTAGGGTTTCTTTGGCTGATGGAAATGGGACATGGAAGCAAATTTTGGGTAAGTGTTTTGTCAAAAGACCAAAATGCCACAAGAAAGTCGTTCTGGCTATGTATAGAGTAGTGGGCATATATGTCTTTGGATGTATGGTTCTTTCACTGATTTTAATCATTGGATCTATATACGTGAGACTAACCACAATAATAAGGCGTGAGAGTTGAAATCTGTCTTGTAGATATTAAATTCTGGATAATTCAGTATTTTTGGTTGtacaaaatttgagaaaaattacaagagaaaaaagagaaaaacaaatctaaaatttaataaattatttccatacgttatattaaattcattttcattacttttactattattgataaaaattaaaattttgaaaatatataaaattttaattaatttaattatatttaatttttttcggatttttcataataaaattgtaatgtCTCACATCGGATAGAAGAGAAAGTTTCGCTATACTAGTATGAACTTCGTTTAACCTTATAGAcgtattttaaagttgtgaaaaACCTTTTTTAGTTCAAAACAGATAATATTTATACGATTTggtacaagtcatttaaaaatgGTATCATAGTCGATCTCAACCCCGATGTGAGGGTTATTTTGGCTTCGTGAGGGGTATTTGTCTATTTAGTCTCATAATCCTTTAGGACACAATAAGAATGTTGTATTTGTATAGGAGAATTTTGTGATATCTCACCGAAGAAAGTTTCTAACATTATATTAATATTGACTCTTTTTAATCctgtagatgtgttttaaaattatgaggGCTGCTTTTGGATTCAAAGCGaataatatctacacggttggatGCAGGtcattacaaaaattaaatgtaaaaaaccatttaattttttttttttttcactttcctAAGTGAAACATAACTATAATAAttcttatgattattttgtattttaaaattcccTTAATAATTTGGACTTCTTTAATTGAGTAAACACCttcatattcaaaatcaataatttgtctttcaaaattgttaaataaatcacttcattttttatgatatttatttttaccaacaaaaaaattcatatgATATACACTTAGATTAAatacaaaacatataaatttttctcttaataaaattaaacatcatCCAAACAAAATGTGGAGTGATAATGTTTAGCAAATTCTAAATTAGATGCCATGTATGTTTTGTAACATAAgaatgatataattataaaaataaaataaaataaaataattcttagtAACATGAGGAATTTGAAGAATTCTCCAACCATGGCATGATTGTCACTACAATAACTATAGCATGATTGATTTGCAATTATTATATGGTGttaatatatcaaaaaaatGTGCTCCAacattatttcaaaaattataataattgtaaaCAATTGTAATAGGCCATAAGAATTATGCAAGTTAATTTCATAACATAATATTCCTATTGACTTCTACAATTAGATGACTTTTGAGTCAAAAAGTAAATTAGCTAGTTAAATAAAAAGCTATCGTTAAAATATTAGACTTGTGAAGTGAAAGCTAAGCCATCGTGGTTAATCACTTAAAAGATCGGGTAAATCGGGTGATAGTCAATTTTAACAAATGTGTAGTTAAGCGAATGCAAATGATTATAACTAGAAATAATGGGAAATAAAATAGACAATAAAGTGATcggagaaaagagaaaagtgaTATGAACACAAGGTTGATAATGATTTAGCCTAATTATGTTGTATGTTTATCACCCGCAACCTTTAACCGAGTTAAGGATTGCACAAGCCTCCAAGGTTTTAACCAAGCTTTAATCCTTTATACTTaaatttatatactttttgtgaaaaaattccTCACTCTTGAACATACTTACAAGGTAATCATAGAACAAAGTTAATTTGACAAAATATTAGCACAAGTTTTAACTATAGATGATATAAATGAAAACTTAGATTAAAGGTGGTACACTAAATGATTGCAAGTAAGTTTCAAAATTCGCTCAAACAAGGTCTTGAAAGCCTTTTAGAttgttatataataaaatcacaaaTATCTCTCAGCAATAAAAGCTTAAATGAGGTTTTATATATGAGATAGATGAGTCAAACTAACAATTACACACAATTTTCCTCGATCTATTGACATGGGAGTTTAATCAATGACCACTAccaagaaatgaaaattgaggCACAAGGTCACCTCAATTGATCAACCAACAATGCCttagattttaataaaaatacaaatttacaatttttggCTCAACTTAAGtggatttaattaattaatcttttacTAACATATTTGAAAAACCTTGTAAGATGGTTTTAAAGCTTTTAAgcttagttttttcatttagaaatattttcatcctaatatataaattatttattttaatctatttataaaaataaaaaatagaaattatatcTAAACGAATACTTAATTAGTAcgttattttcttttgaatagtttcaattaaataacaaaacatTATAATACTATAGGTAAGCAACAAACCATGATTATGTAACTTAAGTATAGACATATCATACTTTGAAATATTCAGGTTTtcggttttatttttcaaatatataaattaatattaaatattttatataaactaaTATGAAAAAGctaaaactaaataaacaaaGCGCAATACTACCTCAGAAGTATGTTCCATAGAGTCTTTTATACGGTATCATCGAAacttttctataattttttccGAATAAAGTTACAACCAATTAGTAATCTAGACTTCAAAATAGGTTCACTTCAACAAAATacctaaaatgaataaattattcatagtttgtaagtaaaatgaaaataaatgcatcataacttgcaaaaattttaaagaaaaatgaaatgattttatGATAATTAAAGCACAAAGTTATAAATTAGGATAACATGAACAAAAGCACTTGCAATAAGATCTTTAGAGTTTATCATGTCATGTCACTCTTGTGACATTTTAATTATAGGCCCTGGGTGCTACCACACAACCCACACTTTATAAATATACATGAAAACAAAGCaagcatatataaaatatatctattttttattttctttcattgttactatattattaatttaatttccatttttagaataaaacGCTCATTCTTAGATTCATAATAGTAATTTATTACTTGTTAGGTTCATAGCATTGTCTTGATGTCTAGGCAAACGTTTGTATAAGTAGCtatttaaaaagggaaaattgtgTTAAAAGGATCATGAAAAggttacttaaaaaaaaaaattgcattttcaAAGTTGACTAAAAGTTTTTCCAAAGttatggaaaaaagaaagacaaagtGACTCTCCttattcatttcttaaaaaagtCCAAGATTAGCCTTAAccttggtgttttttttttttgtattatgttTTTAGTTTCACTCTAATTAAAGTGATTTTCAAACAGAGAGGAGCTTCTTCTTCTCCCATATTGTTAAAGTTTGAATGGTTAGATAGATTTGAATAGTGAGGTGTTATAATATGTTTACTTGTTGAGATTAAgcccctaaaagtaagacattaTGTAACAAAGTCAAACTTAATTATCCATTTgttatcttttttatatattgatattgatttgagtattcaactCATATCCCTTATGTTATACATGACTTAAGTGCATTAAGAGTTTCATAGAGaatacaagtcatgggtcccttataagtagataagttgtccacaattaGTTCATAGATTTGGGCAATTCGGTAGAGattatagtgcaccacctcctaattggaaggatgacttgtTTTGGTTGTCATGATGGTTTTTTCATGATgaatgcactagtgtatgtgatacaCACTGGACAAGacctacagtgaatcatgacataagtttattaattatcataattcaccaagctattaGATTGCATAGACTCTTAACCTTGGGAAGATATTATGTCTATGGTGAAACTAACAAAAAACTTTGACCTCTAGGTGAGACCCTAAAATGGTGATATATCCCTATAGATTgtgtcactattgatggaagttgatGACAACATATGTTCTCGATAGAGGTAGCATGATGTCTTATGGAATTAAGGCAATGTGTCCCCTTAGGAGATCCAAAAGACacgtgatcatgaaatttgtgattATGAAGCTAAAGTATGTCAGTAgattacataataagtgagatctgcaactcaaggatttgagaggtaattttgataggtgatagcactaccttattaaattacagacaccaattcatggggtctatgcatgcagtggataataggtcatgGAATCGAattttgtctcattgttatttacataaggtactacagtgcaattgattctttgtGATGGAATGTTAAATcgacttcaaaattggattgtgaggaagccaatactcctatgagTCTCATTTGTCTctactttgagctcatataccatgatgacacaatttataagggttggataaGCTCTTAGTTCACTCTTAtgcataagagtgttttggtaattattgcAAGATTGCATAGGGGATAATGAATAAGGTCTTTGGAttaagctaattgattaattaaatgattttatgtggttaattaatgaATTAGGACTTATTTTAGTCTAGAATAAGTGGTCCAAGCCCATATGGGTtgaagtcacttaagcccaatagggaaaccctataaatacccaaGGTTAAGGTTTCCTAATGGCTTTAGTTAGCAATCTTTCACCTCCAAAGAGAGAGCCAAATCTTCATTCCTTTCAAATTCCACTCTTTAGAGTGCCATAGACATGGTTCAAGTCATTAggtggaagatcttgggtgAACGAGAACTTCAAACTATTTGAGCATGTTCTTTActatgaaaaattgatttgggaacatccaaatctaggaATGAGTACTATCTCTCTAGATTTATagttaataatgtttttttattgtcattttattttgctACTATAGATTTAGAAATGCTtagggatagatgcatgcatTTTATGCGATTTAAGGTGATGGAATAGAGAAATTTGGGGTTCCCAACAATACTTACATGAAAAATGGAGGATAACAGAGCTTGAATATGGAATACTAAGATATAATGATGTTAAAATGGTTGAAATGATTGTCAATGTAGGGATTTCACTAAgagaattaattaaatattgaaCTCAAATGATCAACATTtgaacacattttaaaatttggtaCCTTTAAGAAATGAGAATGACTTCCATATGATGTTTTGATTTAGCACACATGTTGTGTGATTGTACCCCGAATATCCATctagaaaacaataataatcatgACCGAAAAGTCTCTTCACCATTTGGTTAATGAAGGGTAAAAGAAAGTGATCATTTCTTGTGGCATCATTAAGCTTCCGGTAATCAATACAAACTCTCTAACCAGTTACAATTATACCTCCCTTCTTAGAAACTACTTGAACTAGACTTACCCATGTACTATCCGAGATTGGATAAATTATACCTGCATCCAAAAGCTTCATAACCTCCTTCTTAA is a genomic window of Vitis riparia cultivar Riparia Gloire de Montpellier isolate 1030 chromosome 1, EGFV_Vit.rip_1.0, whole genome shotgun sequence containing:
- the LOC117919107 gene encoding transcription initiation factor TFIID subunit 15, with the protein product MANYSGTGAPSNGSVYVCNLPHGTDETMLAEYFGTIGLIKKDKRTGRPKIWLYRDKVTNEPKGDATVTYEDPHAALAAVEWFNNKDFHGSIIGVFIAESKNKDDHSYNSGNQVNDVGDPGAASDLRGLEEDPLDMNGSAGRGRGRGDAAGKAWQQDGDWLCPNTSCSNVNFAFRGVCNRCGSARPSGVSGSGAGAGGRGRGRGGPDSAGHGRSVGAPTGLFGPNDWPCPMCGNINWAKRTKCNICNTNKPGHNEGGVRGGRGGGYKELDEEELEETKRRRREAEEDDGELYDEFGNLKKKFRAKTHQAEAGQVLPGAGRAGWEVEELGMTDRDGRERSKDRGRERDDREKNRERDDRDRRRSRSRERDRGKDRDRDRDYDHDRDRDYGRDRDRDRDRERDRDRDRDRDRDRSRYRY